The DNA region AGCTTAGGATTAAGcgaagaaaacaagaaaaaaccAACAAAgatttctaggtttttttttctttgtttggttttcatatttttgagGTTTTATACATAAAAATGGGTCGAATTGAGAATATTTTTCATAGTATAAAGCCGCCATTGTTAATGGTATTGGTACAGATCATATTTGCTGGTATTAATGTAATGTATAAGTTGGCTGCTGATGATGGGATGAGTTTAAGGCTTATTGTAGTTTATAGATTCATGTTCGCCACTGTTATCATGGTTCCGCTTGCTCTTATTTTTGAAAGGTTAAAGCTTAAtctttttttgtttcaattgttcttttatcagttgttttttttttatttgtgttcTTTTTTTACAGGAAGAGCTTGAAGAAAATTAATAGAAAAGTACTGCTTCAAGCGTTTCTTTGTGGGTTATTCGGGTATGTATAACTTAAAtttatttgtgtatatatgtatatatacaaaaATCTGTGGCTAATTGTAAAGATATTTAACAGAGGATCATTGGGTCAAAACTTGTACTTGCAAAGCTTGGTGCATACATCTGCAACATTTGTTGCAGCCATGATCAACCTTGCTCCAgcctttacttttattttggccatttgtttcAAGTACACTTCTTAACCCTttgttgattttgattttttttgtctgTTGGATACTTCCAATGGATGTGGTATTGAGTTCTAGGTGTTTATGTTGGATTTTATCTCTAGTTTTTGTTCTGACTCTGTTGAGAGTTCTAGTGGATTCAGTGACACTGTGAAACGCTCGAGGAGTTGACAGGCAGCAGGAGCACCCTCACCCACTAAGGGCGTTGGTGAGTGAAAATTTGTGGATCGCCATTACCTCCTCGAACTCTCAATAGAATCACAAAATTCAGAGATAAAATCGAATATAAACGTGGAACCCAATTCCAACTGTCTctaaatttttgctatttttaacaTGTATTGAAACAAAGTTAATTATGATAACAGGATGGAGAAACTGGCAATAAGAACAAATGCAGGGAAAGCCAAAGTGTGTGGGACATTAATAGGAATAGGTGGAGCAATGGTATTCACATTTTACAAAGGTATAGACATAAACATCTGGTCAACAAATGTAAACCTTTTaaagcatcatcatcatcaacaagTAGGTCCTGGACCTTCATATCATGGCACTGGTCACTTCATTATCGGTGCTTTTTTCGGTCTTTTGAGTTGCATTTCTTTCTCTTTGTGGTTGATCAATCAGGTAAAACTTGGGTTCTTTTCCTTTTCCTATTCCATCAATTTCACTCTACTTACATGGTCTTTTTTTGTACTTAATTTTTGAACTTTGTTAGGCAAAAATGAGTGTGGGGTTCCCTTACTTGTATTCAAGCACTGCTTTGATGTGTTTGATGGGATCAATACAAGGAGCTTTGTATGCAGTTTGTACTGTGAGGGATTGGAATCAATGGAAGCTTGGGTGGAATGTTAGGCTTTTAGCTGTTGCTTTTGTGGTATGTTAATGGCTACATGTCGGGTTTTTCTT from Gossypium hirsutum isolate 1008001.06 chromosome A04, Gossypium_hirsutum_v2.1, whole genome shotgun sequence includes:
- the LOC107923758 gene encoding WAT1-related protein At1g25270, yielding MGRIENIFHSIKPPLLMVLVQIIFAGINVMYKLAADDGMSLRLIVVYRFMFATVIMVPLALIFERKSLKKINRKVLLQAFLCGLFGGSLGQNLYLQSLVHTSATFVAAMINLAPAFTFILAICFKMEKLAIRTNAGKAKVCGTLIGIGGAMVFTFYKGIDINIWSTNVNLLKHHHHQQVGPGPSYHGTGHFIIGAFFGLLSCISFSLWLINQAKMSVGFPYLYSSTALMCLMGSIQGALYAVCTVRDWNQWKLGWNVRLLAVAFVGIMGSALLVFLVSWAVRLKGPLYAAIFNPLGLVFVAIVGSLLLDEKLHLGSIIGGLMIVCGVYVVLWGKAKEMKQKTQLVPVPTVDEESNEIEEDKQSENKETDEEQEHEGTETPPVIILA